In Saccharomyces eubayanus strain FM1318 chromosome XIV, whole genome shotgun sequence, the sequence caaagaaatgaaTCGCCTGATAAAAGTAGTTGCTAAGTTGTCTGTACARCTGGCCCGTCTTCACTTCGACGGGCAAGCTTATGCAACGTATGCTCTACGCGACATAATAGGACAATTTGATCCTATTCTATTTGGTTACCATATGAGTAGCAATACTGTTGGGATAGGTCATCTCGAACAGTGTTGGTGTAAATGTTGGAACTGAAACAAACGTATTTCGTGAAGATGAGTATAAATAACTATCAATCGAGCAGAATTGCCATTTAAAGGAAGAAGCAGCTCCAAATTTGGTTTGTTTGAGGTTCACTTCTGCCGATGCGACAGATTCTGAAGCGTAAAAGAAGATGGTCATGATACTGAGGctaaaatattcaaaacagatttgtaaaacaaaatcaaatagATACGAACCTAAAACAAGGTTTTCCATAAGAAACTAGCTTCTATGGCCAAGTTGGTAAGGCGCCACACTAGTAATGTGGAGATCGTCGGTTCAAATCCGACTGGAAgcatatttttgaaatatccGCTAGCTTTTTTAATCATTCAACATATGTATCAGGAGAGAGAGGCAACAGAATGCAAACCTCTTAAACTGTGCCCAAATGCCCGTTGACAGtaagaaatgaaaatgtgtatatttattttgatgaatttatATAAGTTgtttaactttttttgataatatctATTATTATAATAGTGACAGTATTGGTATTATTTTAACTTTACTTGTGTACTATACAGTGGCATTGCTTTTCGTAGCATTGAATGCAAGTAACAAAGCACCAATAGGATGAAATAGGTCTTTAGTATGAATATGTAcagttaatttttttgtaactTAATCAGCGCAAAGAACTATCATTGGAATCCTTGGCATCATCATAATCGTCGTCACCATTGGAGGCGTTGCTCTCATTACTCAAACTTATATTATCAGGGTTTACAATATGTAGTTGTCTTTCTTCCATCATATCGGGCAATGAGGTAGCACTGAATCTTTGGTTCCCGTTATAGATCGAAGGTGGCTCTTCATATACCACAGATGGTACATGGCTTCTTTTGGTGGCATTAGAAATATCACCAGCCATTACCGAATCTCTACCGCCCGGCAACCTTGTCGGCAGGTCATAATTGGCGAAACCGGGTGCGGTATTCTTGGACAACGCAGTATTGTTTCTGGAGGGTATATGCCAGTTGGAACTGGAAGTAGATCGTGGAAGAACGGGGTTAGCATCGGCGTCACCAAAGGAATACGGCTGGTAATGTTTAGTCTCCTCTAAGTCTACCTGCTGGGAAGTCTGGCGACGttttttccaaacaaaGTATAATATGACCAATGCTGCCAAGATAACTGTACCACAAACGACACCCACTACGATACCTGCAATGGCACCACCACTTAAATGTTTACTCTTTGAGGTGCTTGACTTCCCATCCAGAGATGTACTAGTAGAGGAGGCCGTAGACGAATCTGTCGCATAAACAGAGGTCCTTGTGATATATATTGTGCTTGCCTGGTCATTCGCTTCAGAAACAACGGACTGTGTCACCACGCGAGTAGTTAAATGTGTTGATGTACCTGC encodes:
- the WSC2 gene encoding Wsc2p; this translates as MNLQLIHWSCVFVSLVLIRAAFADQFTYKACYSSSDIRKLGLSSKGDYEYQSVSYCENECSGQAIVALFNGKGCYCGGSVSQLKSLTQLDSSDCNVACAGWPYQNCGGSSAMNVYINNAASTADSSSSSVSSSKSSSASSSTSSKTSSKSDSKSSTSSSATQSSISSSSTTTSSSSSKTTTSSSTSSSTSSSSSSSFSSSSSSSSSSSETSSTLTTTSSTTLPSSSSSTPKVTSAPSSSSAGTSTHLTTRVVTQSVVSEANDQASTIYITRTSVYATDSSTASSTSTSLDGKSSTSKSKHLSGGAIAGIVVGVVCGTVILAALVILYFVWKKRRQTSQQVDLEETKHYQPYSFGDADANPVLPRSTSSSNWHIPSRNNTALSKNTAPGFANYDLPTRLPGGRDSVMAGDISNATKRSHVPSVVYEEPPSIYNGNQRFSATSLPDMMEERQLHIVNPDNISLSNESNASNGDDDYDDAKDSNDSSLR